CGATTTGTGACTGCAAATGCTTTGGTAACAATCGGTTACAAGCGGACTGCGTGTGCAAAAATGGCACGATTTATGGCACGAATTTTGGCACGGTCTTGGACGAGGTCACGCGACTCGATAGTTAACGCAGCCTTAACTAGATCAGGCCTTTTTGAATTAGAAGCTCCGCATTCAAAACTGCTGAGCCCGCCGCTCCGCGGACCGTATTGTGGCTAAGGCTGACAAATCGGTAGTCGAAGATGTTGTCCGGAAATACACGGCCGACGGTGATGGTCATCCCGTTGCCATTGTCCCGGTCCAGTCTCGGTTGTGGGCGAGTCGGTTCGTCAGTGACGTCGATAAACCGCTTTGGCGACGAGTGTAGATCAAGCGATGGGAACGTTTTCATCGCGTCAACTACCTCCTCGAGCGTGGTCGTCTGCTTTAGGTTTACCCTGACTGAGGCAGTGTGGCCGTCGATAACGTGCACGCGAAAGCATTGGGCTGAAACGGTAAAATCGGCTTTTTGGATTCCGCTTTCGGTAAAGGTGCCCAAGATCTTCTGGGCCTCGATCTCCACCTTTGGCTCTTCGCCGGGAATGTGCGGAAAGACGTTGTCAGTAATATCCAGCGACGGCACGCCCGGATATCCGGCACCCGAGATCGCCTGCATCGTCGTCACAATGACCGATTCGACGCCGAATCGCCGATGCAGTGCCGCCAGCGGCGGAGCAAAGCTGACGACGGCACAATTTGGATTAGTGACGATGAATCCACTGGTGAAGCCCCGATTTTCGCGCTGTTTGGCGATCAGGCCGACGTGGTCCGCATTGATCTCCGCGATGAGCAGGGGCACGTCTTCGTCCATTCGATAGCTGGACGAATTGCTGATCACCGGATAGCCGGCACGGGCAAACGCAAGCTCAGTCTCACGGGCGACCGACGACGGCAAGCTTGAAAATACGATGTCGCAATCGAGCGGCGGTTCGATCGGAGTGACGACGATGTCGCGAACGTTAGCCGGCATCTTGCCCGGCAATTTCCAAGCGCACGCCTCGGAATAGATCTTGCCCGCCGAACGGTCAGACGCCGCCATCGCTGTAATTTCGAATTGTGGATGGTTTTCGAGCAGTTGGGCAAATCTTTGCCCAACCGTCCCGGTCGCACCCAATATTCCTACTCTGTACTTTCTGCTCATAAAAGGAATTGCCTGGTCGGCTCTTTCTCACAGTATCTGGTGGATAGCCGATAGTTGCGTTGAAATCTAAGCGTATAAGTCAAAACGCTTTCGAAAGTTAGCGGCTCTTCGAAAATTAGTTTCGGATGAGACTCCGGCTCCGGTGATACTTGCTCCGCCGCCCGAGACTATTGTGCAAAGGAATTGTCAGGTCGTGATCCCACCGGTCCCTTCGTTGCCACCGTCGGCGACGGCGATGCTGTCTTCGCAGGCGTTGGTACAGTCCCTAATGTCGGCAAAGGAGTCGGCGTCGGATCGATCTTGTTCCGGATCGTGCTGCAAAAAATCGCCGATGCAAATATTAATACGAAGGGAATCAATTTCATAACGATAAAGCCTCCTTAATTCGCCGAACGCCCTCGGCCATCTTGTCTTCGGTATTGCAGAACGAGATTCGCAAGAAACCTTTTGCTTCCTGGCCGAATGCGACCCCGGGAACCGTGACGACGCGATTCTGCAGACATTTTTCGGCAACCTCGACATCATCGCCGATCGAGCGTACATCGAGCATCGTATAGAACGCACCTTCGGGCGATGTGGCGTGCAGGCCCATTTCGGTCTTGAATAGATCGACGATGAAATCGCCGCGTTTTTTATAAACTTCGCGGGCGTGCTGCTTTGCCGCCTCAGCCTCAGGTGACCACGCGATCAACGAAGCTTTCTGCGTGATAGTCGAGGTGCAAACGGTAGTAAATCCGTGCAGAACCTGTATAGCATGGATAACCTCGGGATCGGCACAAGCGGCCCATCCGAGACGCCATCCGGTCATCGACAACGATTTGGATAAACCGCTGACAATAATGGTTTTATCGTAATATTCGGATGCCGAGTGCGGACGTTTGTCAAAGTAAAGGTCGCTGTATATCTCGTCGGAGATCAGCCATATTCCAGTACCGTCGAGAGCATTGGCAATGTCCCGAAGATTCTGCTCGGTCATTATCTTACCGGTCGGGTTTGATGGTGAAATGACAACTGCCGCCTTGGTTTTATCGGTGATCTGAGCTTTGAAATTCTCGATATCGAATGCAAAATCGTCATCCGCCGGCATTCGGTAATAGACCGGAACACCCTGAGCGATGCGTGTGCAGGCATCATACGCCGGAAAGCTCGGGTCGGGCAGCAGCACTTCGTCGCCCTCGTCGATCACGCACATAAATGCGTCGGTCATCGCCTCCTGCGAACCACAGGTCACGACGACGCCGGTCCGCGGGAGGTCAAGGTGTGGATATTGTTCGGCGATCTTGTCGCGAAGCTCCGGGATGCCCGGATGCGATGTGTAGCCATTCTGCTCGTCGCGGCTAATGCGGGCGGCTTCGTCACGCAAAAATTGCGGCGTCGGCAGATCCGGCTCCCCAAGGCCAAAATTTATAGAATTGGGCAAAGCCCGTTCGAAAAATTGGCGGATCAATGTCGGCTGAAGCCCCTGCATCCTCCGCGGTAACGCAAATGATTTCATTTCGTTTTGGTGACCCATTACTCGTCAGCTTTGACACCGATCTCCTCCAGATCATCGCGAATGTCGCCGACCTCGACATTAAATTCGCCTTCGGCCTGGGTGATCGGGTCGCCGGTGAGTACGCCGCCGATGGTCTCGATCTCGCCGATTATCTTCTGACCGAGCCCTGTGATGCTGTCTTTCAGACTAGGTTTATGTTCATTTTCGGTGGTCATAATTTATTCCTCTTTGTCTATCTTAGCCAATTTGACCGCGAATCAAAATTCCACCAGATGTCACTTGCCGACCGCAAAATCGATAAATCCATTATTAGGATTGGCCGACAGCAAACGGAGCGTCACCTTGTCACCCACATCGAGCCTCTGCTCGCCGCGGACAATACGTCCGTCAACCGGCGGCCGCAGTATTCTGGCATACACTCCGGCAGAGGTGTCGCCGGTAACGATGCCCTGGAATGTCTCGCCGACGTGTCTCTGCATAACGGTCGCAGCGACGATCTTTCTCATCTTTCGTTCGACCTTGCGCGAGGCTCGCTCCTGCAAGTTGGCTTGGGACGCGATCGCGTCGAGTTCTGCGGCCGTATAAGGCGATTCGGCATTACCGATCACCGCCTTGACGAGCCGCTGAACCACGATATCAGTGAATCGCCGATTAGGAGCCGTGGAGTGGGCGTAATCATTGACCGCCAGCCCGAAATGCCCGCCCGCATCCTCACCCTGGCGTTGGACTACATACTCGCCGCTACCGATCAGCTTGATGATCGAAAGCGAAAGATCAGGGAAATGCTCCCGATCGGCGGACCGGCGTTTATCCAGAAATACAGCAAGAGATCGCTGGTCCGGCTGTTCGGGCAGAGAGTCGCCGTACTCGGCCGCGATCCGGCGGATACCATCCCAACGCTCGGGCGTCCTTACAACACGCCTCAGCGACAAAGCTCCGTTATTTTCCAAAAACTCCGCCATCTCGACATTCGCGGCGACCATAAAATTCTCGATCAACTTGCGTGCCGCATTTGTTTCGACCGATCGGATGCCCTTGATCTGGCCGTCCTCAACGACGGCAGCGGACTCGATCGATTCAAAGTCCAGTGCACCTTTCGCCGATCGATATTTCTGCAAACGAATCGCCGCTTGCTGCTGCAATTCCAGTTGTTCCCTGAGTCCCTGTGTGCGAGCGACCTTTTCCGGCATTTCGCCTTGGCCGTCAAGCCACATCCCGACATCTTCGTAAGCAAGTTGCGCGTGATTATTTACCAAAGCGCGAAAAAACGTGCTTTGTGGAACATCGC
This is a stretch of genomic DNA from Chloracidobacterium sp.. It encodes these proteins:
- a CDS encoding RNB domain-containing ribonuclease; this encodes MNDHSSNDWLTGKAHQAMIENGFEPEFSPEVWSQVDGIRALPAASAGAMIRDMRSTLWSSIDNATSRDLDQIEWAERLDNGDIRVLVGIADVDAMVAKGSPIDDHARQNTVTVYTESKIFPMLPEELSTDLTSLDEGVDRLAVVAEMIIKENGDVPQSTFFRALVNNHAQLAYEDVGMWLDGQGEMPEKVARTQGLREQLELQQQAAIRLQKYRSAKGALDFESIESAAVVEDGQIKGIRSVETNAARKLIENFMVAANVEMAEFLENNGALSLRRVVRTPERWDGIRRIAAEYGDSLPEQPDQRSLAVFLDKRRSADREHFPDLSLSIIKLIGSGEYVVQRQGEDAGGHFGLAVNDYAHSTAPNRRFTDIVVQRLVKAVIGNAESPYTAAELDAIASQANLQERASRKVERKMRKIVAATVMQRHVGETFQGIVTGDTSAGVYARILRPPVDGRIVRGEQRLDVGDKVTLRLLSANPNNGFIDFAVGK
- a CDS encoding aminotransferase class I/II-fold pyridoxal phosphate-dependent enzyme → MGHQNEMKSFALPRRMQGLQPTLIRQFFERALPNSINFGLGEPDLPTPQFLRDEAARISRDEQNGYTSHPGIPELRDKIAEQYPHLDLPRTGVVVTCGSQEAMTDAFMCVIDEGDEVLLPDPSFPAYDACTRIAQGVPVYYRMPADDDFAFDIENFKAQITDKTKAAVVISPSNPTGKIMTEQNLRDIANALDGTGIWLISDEIYSDLYFDKRPHSASEYYDKTIIVSGLSKSLSMTGWRLGWAACADPEVIHAIQVLHGFTTVCTSTITQKASLIAWSPEAEAAKQHAREVYKKRGDFIVDLFKTEMGLHATSPEGAFYTMLDVRSIGDDVEVAEKCLQNRVVTVPGVAFGQEAKGFLRISFCNTEDKMAEGVRRIKEALSL
- the asd gene encoding aspartate-semialdehyde dehydrogenase, which gives rise to MSRKYRVGILGATGTVGQRFAQLLENHPQFEITAMAASDRSAGKIYSEACAWKLPGKMPANVRDIVVTPIEPPLDCDIVFSSLPSSVARETELAFARAGYPVISNSSSYRMDEDVPLLIAEINADHVGLIAKQRENRGFTSGFIVTNPNCAVVSFAPPLAALHRRFGVESVIVTTMQAISGAGYPGVPSLDITDNVFPHIPGEEPKVEIEAQKILGTFTESGIQKADFTVSAQCFRVHVIDGHTASVRVNLKQTTTLEEVVDAMKTFPSLDLHSSPKRFIDVTDEPTRPQPRLDRDNGNGMTITVGRVFPDNIFDYRFVSLSHNTVRGAAGSAVLNAELLIQKGLI